In a single window of the Drosophila miranda strain MSH22 chromosome XL, D.miranda_PacBio2.1, whole genome shotgun sequence genome:
- the LOC108161978 gene encoding SRSF protein kinase 3-like, whose amino-acid sequence MSDEEDFTDFDPDDDDCNCGAVDQPSPASDPETEATLRKSFSSVKESVAQNSDEKLSFCSEETVSSSCFSEAAVQQLGLGQNSSCSGSSTTNGVEENASDYCVGGYHPIQLGDLLSHRYVVLKKLGWGHFSIVWLCFDTQSEIYCAVKVCKSAEHFAGTACDEITLLKQVSKYESHALRSHLVSLTDKFFTSGPNGTHHCLVFEVLGQNLLCLIQRSNYRGIPNYNVRQIARQVLEGLAYLHGQCQIIHTDLKPENVLLEADDLNVRSKAAEAANTYLEAHTRQPPTRKPHCRTSPTGDSPANPLPAAMPPGREEEARCSDAKLTKTAKKRLRGHIKRTTSFFETHRRLLRRRAVEDLIQLASRSLLSPSTAGMGVTGMLPFMPFNFDGLTILEEYDIFHLERFGHLEKDTDAAAYAMKSFLLDCESFDSSEPVDLRSVKKNNRLKAGNHHYAAADAVDAADAMERSLAKGSKMLKLLYKNPVAFMRIVQEKVLEADRAAELDQPKVAPVTNRKWKNGSARQKGGKQGKHRLSETKVNANVNVRDSNIVARRDPALFPCKLSVKLADMGNACWFDHHYTDDIQTREYRAVEVILGAGYNEKADIWSAACMFWELATGNYLFEPGKATDSTTSDEMHVASIIETCGPIPQYLIDRGVYSSEIFQPDGQLLHITHLKKRNLVSDLIHDYKWGTNAACDFVSFLKPMLNPDPRRRMSATKALNDSWLITEDRFQGGKDVPLPKPSKIPRLLKTG is encoded by the coding sequence ATGTCAGACGAAGAGGACTTCACTGACTTCGACCCTGACGACGACGATTGTAACTGTGGAGCCGTGGATCAGCCCTCTCCAGCGTCCGACCCCGAGACTGAAGCGACTCTGCGGAAGAGCTTCAGCTCGGTGAAGGAATCGGTTGCACAGAACAGTGATGAGAAGCTGAGCTTCTGCTCCGAGGAGACCGTGTCCTCCAGCTGCTTCTCCGAAGCCGCGGTGCAACAGTTGGGCCTTGGCCAGAACAGCAGCTGCAGTGGCAGCTCGACAACCAATGGGGTGGAGGAGAACGCGAGCGACTACTGCGTGGGGGGCTATCATCCGATACAATTGGGCGACCTCTTGAGCCACCGCTACGTGGTGCTGAAGAAGCTCGGCTGGGGCCACTTCTCCATCGTGTGGCTCTGCTTCGACACGCAATCGGAGATCTACTGTGCCGTCAAGGTGTGCAAATCGGCGGAGCACTTTGCGGGCACGGCGTGCGACGAGATCACATTGCTGAAGCAGGTTTCCAAGTACGAGTCGCACGCACTGCGCTCCCACCTGGTCTCGCTCACGGACAAATTCTTTACGAGCGGACCGAACGGCACGCACCACTGTCTGGTGTTCGAGGTACTCGGCCAGAACCTGCTCTGTCTGATCCAACGCTCCAACTACCGGGGCATACCCAACTACAATGTCCGGCAGATTGCCCGTCAGGTGCTGGAGGGCCTGGCCTATCTGCACGGCCAGTGCCAGATCATCCACACGGACCTCAAGCCCGAGAATGTGCTGCTCGAGGCGGACGACCTCAATGTGCGGAGCAAGGCCGCTGAGGCGGCCAACACCTATTTGGAGGCCCACACCAGGCAACCTCCGACCCGAAAGCCCCACTGCCGTACCAGCCCAACTGGCGACTCTCCAGCGAATCCCCTCCCTGCTGCCATGCCGCCCGGCCGTGAGGAAGAGGCTCGCTGCAGTGATGCCAAGCTGACAAAAACGGCCAAGAAGCGGCTTCGGGGACATATCAAGCGCACGACCAGCTTCTTCGAGACGCATCGCCGTTTGCTGCGCCGGCGCGCAGTTGAGGATCTAATACAGCTGGCCAGTCGCAGTCTCCTCAGCCCTTCCACCGCCGGCATGGGCGTGACCGGGATGCTGCCCTTCATGCCCTTCAACTTTGACGGTCTGACGATCCTCGAGGAGTACGACATCTTTCATTTGGAGCGCTTCGGTCACTTGGAGAAGGACACCGACGCCGCCGCCTATGCCATGAAAAGCTTCCTCCTCGATTGCGAGTCCTTCGACAGCAGCGAGCCAGTCGATTTGAGATCGGTGAAGAAAAATAACCGTTTGAAAGCAGGCAACCACCATTATGCAGCCGCTGATGCCGTTGACGCCGCGGATGCCATGGAGAGGAGCCTGGCCAAGGGATCGAAAATGTTGAAGCTTCTCTACAAGAACCCGGTGGCTTTCATGCGCATCGTCCAGGAGAAGGTGCTGGAGGCCGATCGTGCCGCAGAACTGGACCAGCCGAAGGTGGCGCCGGTGACGAACCGCAAGTGGAAGAACGGAAGTGCTCGACAGAAAGGTGGAAAACAGGGGAAACATCGGTTGTCCGAGACGAAAGTGAATGCGAATGTGAATGTGCGGGACAGCAACATAGTCGCGCGCCGAGATCCGGCTCTGTTCCCGTGCAAGTTGTCCGTGAAGCTTGCAGACATGGGCAATGCCTGTTGGTTCGACCATCACTATACGGACGACATACAGACCCGGGAGTACCGGGCCGTGGAAGTGATCCTTGGCGCTGGCTACAACGAAAAGGCAGACATCTGGAGCGCTGCCTGCATGTTCTGGGAGCTGGCCACCGGCAACTACCTCTTTGAGCCCGGCAAGGCGACCGACTCGACCACCAGTGACGAGATGCACGTCGCAAGCATCATCGAGACGTGCGGCCCCATTCCCCAGTATCTCATTGACCGGGGCGTATACTCGTCGGAGATATTCCAGCCGGATGGACAGCTGCTCCACATTACCCATCTGAAGAAGCGCAACCTGGTCTCCGATCTAATCCACGACTACAAGTGGGGGACGAACGCTGCCTGCGACTTTGTTTCGTTCTTGAAGCCCATGCTGAACCCTGATCCACGACGTCGCATGTCGGCCACCAAGGCGTTGAACGACAGCTGGCTAATCACGGAAGACCGCTTTCAGGGTGGTAAAGATGTCCCGCTGCCCAAACCATCGAAAATACCTCGCCTACTCAAGACAGGCTAA